The Candidatus Manganitrophus noduliformans genome includes a window with the following:
- the pafA gene encoding Pup--protein ligase, with product MKNRIFGLENEYGLIFSPNGKVYLPMEKILGYIFEGLIPNSWPSNAFLVNGARFYQDTGCHPEYSTPECDNVFDLVVHDKAGERLLESCLPIAEKRLKEEGLSGEIYIFKNNTDSMGNTYGCHENYLMRRDLDFWKVTEQLIPFFVTRQIYSGSGKVLKVSGKSHYFISQRAQHIHEKTSSSTTSSRSIINTRDEPHADAEKYRRLHIIVGDSNMSEYATYLKVGTTALVLSMIEEGFNVVGLELEDPVKAMREISRDLTMKKRVRLEGGKEMTAIEIQRIYLEKAKEYVASEDEDEVSYDILERWEYVLNELEEDPNRLSRELDWVIKKELIGSYMERKGCGWDDARVAMMDLQYHDVNQNRGLYSLLCRQDMVERIATEEDIQRAIQTPPQTTRAKVRGDFIRFAKEKNRSYTVDWTYLKLNGYWEETILCMDPFCSANQRVKELIAAAAPPK from the coding sequence ATGAAAAATAGAATCTTTGGTCTTGAAAACGAATACGGATTGATCTTTTCTCCCAACGGAAAAGTGTATCTTCCGATGGAGAAGATTTTGGGTTATATCTTCGAGGGACTCATTCCAAACAGCTGGCCGTCGAATGCCTTCTTGGTGAACGGCGCCCGTTTCTATCAAGACACCGGTTGTCATCCGGAATATTCAACCCCAGAATGCGATAATGTTTTCGATCTGGTTGTTCACGATAAGGCAGGGGAGCGCCTCCTGGAATCGTGTCTTCCCATCGCGGAAAAACGGTTGAAAGAAGAAGGCCTCTCCGGGGAAATCTACATCTTCAAAAACAATACGGATTCGATGGGGAACACCTACGGCTGTCATGAAAACTATCTCATGCGCCGCGATCTTGATTTCTGGAAGGTGACAGAACAGTTGATTCCCTTCTTCGTCACCCGGCAGATTTACAGCGGTTCGGGAAAGGTCCTCAAGGTCTCCGGGAAGAGCCACTACTTCATCTCGCAGCGCGCCCAACATATCCATGAGAAGACCTCTTCTTCCACCACCTCTTCCAGAAGCATCATCAATACACGCGATGAGCCGCATGCCGACGCGGAAAAATACCGGCGGCTTCATATCATCGTCGGCGACTCCAACATGTCGGAGTACGCCACCTATTTGAAGGTCGGAACGACGGCGCTGGTCCTCTCTATGATTGAAGAAGGGTTCAATGTGGTGGGGTTGGAGCTGGAAGATCCGGTTAAGGCGATGAGGGAGATCTCCCGCGATCTGACGATGAAAAAACGGGTTCGTCTGGAAGGGGGAAAAGAAATGACCGCCATCGAGATTCAGCGGATTTATCTCGAGAAGGCCAAGGAGTATGTCGCCTCGGAAGACGAAGACGAGGTCAGCTACGATATCCTGGAGCGGTGGGAATATGTCCTCAATGAGCTTGAAGAAGATCCCAACCGTCTCTCCCGTGAGTTGGATTGGGTGATCAAGAAGGAGTTGATCGGCTCTTATATGGAGCGGAAGGGATGCGGCTGGGATGATGCCCGTGTGGCGATGATGGATCTGCAATATCACGACGTCAATCAGAACCGGGGCCTCTACTCGCTTCTATGCCGGCAAGATATGGTCGAGCGGATTGCAACCGAGGAAGATATCCAAAGAGCGATTCAGACCCCACCGCAGACGACCCGGGCGAAGGTCCGTGGCGATTTCATCCGGTTTGCCAAAGAAAAAAACCGCTCTTACACCGTCGATTGGACGTATCTCAAATTGAATGGATACTGGGAAGAGACCATCCTCTGCATGGATCCTTTTTGCTCCGCCAACCAACGTGTGAAGGAACTCATTGCCGCCGCAGCGCCTCCTAAATAG
- a CDS encoding M23 family metallopeptidase — MPPQRLLNSPVRTIAFIILFLLFLSMPLQAQETAAPIQVKQGEIALITLTLESDIPSVVGKFLDQPIPFFRKNTDEYAAMIGIDLDQPVGLQPLTVTWQKGETTVRREIAIEVVSAAFATQSLKLPKGMVDLDPPTLARVQKEQARMKEIFDKSADQKLWEAAFIVPTEGKVAGTFGLRRIMNGQPRNPHTGEDIGAPLGAPVLASNGGKVILVGDFYFNGHSVIIDHGLGLFSMYFHLSETTVKEGETVIKGQAIGSVGQSGRATGPHLHWGVRLNGARVNPFSLIEKKLG, encoded by the coding sequence TTGCCGCCGCAGCGCCTCCTAAATAGTCCGGTCCGGACGATTGCTTTTATAATCCTTTTCCTTTTATTTCTCTCGATGCCCCTCCAAGCGCAGGAAACGGCCGCGCCGATTCAGGTGAAGCAGGGCGAGATCGCCCTGATCACGCTGACACTCGAGTCGGACATCCCCTCCGTCGTCGGAAAATTTTTGGACCAACCGATCCCTTTTTTCAGGAAAAATACGGATGAATATGCCGCGATGATCGGGATCGATCTCGATCAGCCGGTCGGCTTGCAGCCCCTGACGGTCACGTGGCAGAAGGGGGAAACGACCGTCCGCCGGGAGATTGCAATCGAAGTGGTCTCCGCCGCATTCGCCACCCAATCGTTGAAGCTTCCGAAGGGGATGGTCGATTTGGATCCCCCCACCCTCGCACGGGTGCAAAAGGAGCAGGCGCGAATGAAGGAGATCTTCGACAAGAGCGCCGATCAGAAGTTGTGGGAAGCGGCCTTTATTGTTCCGACCGAAGGAAAGGTGGCGGGAACCTTCGGCCTCCGCCGGATTATGAACGGCCAGCCGAGAAACCCTCACACCGGGGAAGATATCGGCGCTCCGCTCGGCGCGCCGGTCTTGGCATCGAACGGGGGGAAGGTGATCCTCGTCGGCGATTTTTACTTTAACGGGCATTCGGTCATTATCGATCATGGTCTCGGTCTTTTTAGCATGTATTTTCACCTCTCGGAGACAACGGTCAAAGAGGGGGAGACCGTGATAAAGGGACAAGCGATCGGGTCGGTAGGGCAATCGGGTCGGGCGACCGGTCCCCATCTTCACTGGGGAGTGCGGCTCAACGGGGCGCGCGTGAATCCTTTCTCTTTGATAGAGAAGAAACTCGGCTGA
- the prcA gene encoding proteasome subunit alpha has translation MPYYVSPEQVMQDKAEYAKKGISRGRSIIAMEYDKGILLVADNPSSLSKISEIYDKIAFAGAGKYSEFENLRKAGIRHADMKGYLYSRDDVTGKSLANSYSQSLGTIFSQELKPLEVEILVVEVGSATEENEMYRISFDGSIFDETGFTAIGGKSEALITYLKSRYNLSPLKDALRLSVDALEAGYNQTTTPEGLEVAVLDRDRTGRTFQRLGTKELTEYLRK, from the coding sequence ATGCCATATTATGTTTCACCTGAACAGGTGATGCAGGACAAGGCGGAGTACGCCAAGAAGGGAATTTCCAGGGGCAGATCGATCATTGCGATGGAATATGACAAGGGAATTCTTCTTGTTGCGGATAATCCGAGCTCATTGAGCAAGATCTCGGAGATCTACGACAAAATCGCTTTTGCGGGAGCGGGGAAATACAGCGAGTTCGAGAATTTGAGAAAAGCCGGCATCCGGCACGCCGACATGAAGGGTTATCTTTACAGCCGGGACGATGTCACCGGCAAGTCGCTGGCCAACTCCTACTCACAGTCGCTCGGAACGATTTTCAGCCAAGAGCTGAAACCGCTGGAGGTAGAGATCTTGGTGGTAGAGGTCGGCAGCGCGACGGAAGAAAATGAAATGTATCGGATCTCGTTCGACGGCAGTATTTTTGATGAGACGGGGTTTACCGCCATCGGAGGAAAATCGGAAGCGCTCATTACGTATCTTAAAAGCCGGTACAATCTTTCTCCTTTAAAAGATGCCTTACGGCTCTCTGTCGATGCGCTCGAAGCGGGGTATAACCAGACTACGACGCCGGAAGGCTTGGAGGTGGCGGTTTTAGATCGAGATCGCACCGGCCGGACATTCCAGCGGCTTGGCACAAAAGAGTTAACGGAGTATCTACGCAAATAA